The following proteins come from a genomic window of Macaca fascicularis isolate 582-1 chromosome 8, T2T-MFA8v1.1:
- the LOC135964600 gene encoding SH3 domain and tetratricopeptide repeat-containing protein 1-like isoform X2, with amino-acid sequence MPSEAQCVIYHELQLSLARKVADKVLEGQLLETISQLYLSLGTECACRSALDYTKRSLGIFIDLQKKEKEAHAWLQAGKIYYILRQSELVDLYIHVAQNVVLYTGDPSLGLQLFEAAGDIFNGAWEREKAVSFYRDRVLALALAVTTGNCKAELQLQLCKKLVALLATLEKPQDGLEFAYMALALSITLGDRLNEHVAYHWLAVLHHQLGQGKLAEQFYLKAL; translated from the exons ATGCCCAGCGAGGCCCAGTGTGTCATCTACCAtgagctccagctctccctggcccGCAAGGTGGCCGACAAGGTGCTggaggggcagctcctggagaccaTCAGTCAGCTGTACCTGTCCCTGGGCACCGAGTG TGCCTGCAGATCTGCTCTGGACTACACCAAACGAAGTCTGGGGATTTTCATTGACctccagaagaaagagaaggaggcgcatgcctggctgcaagcagggaagatctattacatcctgcggcagagcgagctggtggacctgtacatccat gtggcacagaatgtggtcctgtacacaggcgaccccagcctggggctgcagctgtttgaggcagctggagacatcttcaatggggcctgggagcgggagaaagccgtgtccttctaccgg gaccgggtcctggccctggccctggcagtGACTACGGGCAACTGCAAGGCGGAGCTGCAGCTACAACTGTGCAAAAAGCTGGTGGCACTCCTGGCCACACTGGAGAAGCCCCAGGACGGCTTGGAGTTTGCCTACATGGCcctagcactcagcatcactctgg GGGACCGGCTGAACGAGCACGTGGCCTACCACTGGCTGGCTGTCCTGCACCATCAGCTGGGCCAGGGCAAGCTGGCGGAGCAGTTCTACCTCAAGGCCCTGTAG
- the LOC135964600 gene encoding SH3 domain and tetratricopeptide repeat-containing protein 1-like isoform X1, translating to MPSEAQCVIYHELQLSLARKVADKVLEGQLLETISQLYLSLGTECACRSALDYTKRSLGIFIDLQKKEKEAHAWLQAGKIYYILRQSELVDLYIHVAQNVVLYTGDPSLGLQLFEAAGDIFNGAWEREKAVSFYRDRVLALALAVTTGNCKAELQLQLCKKLVALLATLEKPQDGLEFAYMALALSITLGSRVLTPAPLACTPGDRLNEHVAYHWLAVLHHQLGQGKLAEQFYLKAL from the exons ATGCCCAGCGAGGCCCAGTGTGTCATCTACCAtgagctccagctctccctggcccGCAAGGTGGCCGACAAGGTGCTggaggggcagctcctggagaccaTCAGTCAGCTGTACCTGTCCCTGGGCACCGAGTG TGCCTGCAGATCTGCTCTGGACTACACCAAACGAAGTCTGGGGATTTTCATTGACctccagaagaaagagaaggaggcgcatgcctggctgcaagcagggaagatctattacatcctgcggcagagcgagctggtggacctgtacatccat gtggcacagaatgtggtcctgtacacaggcgaccccagcctggggctgcagctgtttgaggcagctggagacatcttcaatggggcctgggagcgggagaaagccgtgtccttctaccgg gaccgggtcctggccctggccctggcagtGACTACGGGCAACTGCAAGGCGGAGCTGCAGCTACAACTGTGCAAAAAGCTGGTGGCACTCCTGGCCACACTGGAGAAGCCCCAGGACGGCTTGGAGTTTGCCTACATGGCcctagcactcagcatcactctgg gaagCCGTgtcctcacacctgcccctttggcctgcaCCCCAGGGGACCGGCTGAACGAGCACGTGGCCTACCACTGGCTGGCTGTCCTGCACCATCAGCTGGGCCAGGGCAAGCTGGCGGAGCAGTTCTACCTCAAGGCCCTGTAG
- the LOC135964600 gene encoding SH3 domain and tetratricopeptide repeat-containing protein 1-like isoform X3, producing MPSEAQCVIYHELQLSLARKVADKVLEGQLLETISQLYLSLGTECACRSALDYTKRSLGIFIDLQKKEKEAHAWLQAGKIYYILRQSELVDLYIHVAQNVVLYTGDPSLGLQLFEAAGDIFNGAWEREKAVSFYRGTG from the exons ATGCCCAGCGAGGCCCAGTGTGTCATCTACCAtgagctccagctctccctggcccGCAAGGTGGCCGACAAGGTGCTggaggggcagctcctggagaccaTCAGTCAGCTGTACCTGTCCCTGGGCACCGAGTG TGCCTGCAGATCTGCTCTGGACTACACCAAACGAAGTCTGGGGATTTTCATTGACctccagaagaaagagaaggaggcgcatgcctggctgcaagcagggaagatctattacatcctgcggcagagcgagctggtggacctgtacatccat gtggcacagaatgtggtcctgtacacaggcgaccccagcctggggctgcagctgtttgaggcagctggagacatcttcaatggggcctgggagcgggagaaagccgtgtccttctaccgg GGGACCGGCTGA